The DNA region TTTTAAAATAATCCATCAAATTCGCTTCGTCTGATGCCATTCCAATCATTTTTAATACTCCAGGATTGGTCGCATCATTTCCGTCTTTAGTTCTTCCCTCGCGTTGCGCAATCCAAACCGAACGATTTTCGTGCAATAACAATTGATTGATGTATTCAGACAACGTCTTCGAACTTTGCAACATTTCTCTTGGCCCTAGACCTCTTTGAACCAAAAAATTTCGATTCAATTTGGCTAAAACATGTAAAAAAGGCTGTTTTACCAAATTATCTCCAATGGCAGAAGCCGTCATCACTAAATCATGCTCAAATAAAGTAGCATTTAACAAAGTGGTATCTAGTAAAATATCTCGATGATTAGAGATAAACAAATACGAAGTATTAGGTTCTAAATGTTCGAAACCTGAAGTCGATAAGCCTTCAGAACTTTTTTCTAAGACTTTTTGAACCGATTGATAGATAAAATTACATTGAAAATCACGAATGGAATGTGTCTTCATTAATTGTTCTTTCCAAACCTCATCGGCTACATCAGGAAAAGAAAAATTCATCAATGACTTTAACATCGGATGATGAATCACTCCTTTTAGGGCTTTATTTATTTCGGAATCATAATAAGGCCGAATCTCGTCAAACTTTTGCATTTTGGTATTAGTTAGAAAAACAAATGAACAAAAAAAATATTATATTTTAGCGAATTCTACATTAAATCCCAAAAATTGCTTTCGAATTTTCAGTAGTTATTCTCGCAATCTCTTCCCCAGAAACACCGTAAATCTGTGATAATTTATCAATTACATTGACTAAATAACTACTTTCGTTTCTTTTCCCTCTAAAAGGAACTGGTGCTAAATAAGGAGCATCTGTCTCTAAAACGATATGTTTTAAATCTATTTGATGTAAAAATTGGTCAATCTTACCATTCTTAAAAGTTACCACTCCTCCTATTCCTAATTTCATATTATAAGACAAAGCCTGTAAAGCCTGCTCATAAGTACCCGAAAAACAATGAAAAATCCCAAATAAATCAGTTGATTTTTCTTCTTCTAAAACGGCAAAAACTTCATCAAAAGCATCACGACAATGGATAACAATAGGTAATTGGTATTTTTTAGAAAGTTGAATCTGCCTTTTAAAAGCGATTTGTTGTTCTTTCAGATGGGTTTTATCCCAATACAAATCAATTCCAATTTCGCCAATAGCATAGAATTTTCGCTTTGCTAATTCTGCTTCTACATGTTGCAACTCCTCTTCATAATTCTCTTTCACATGCGTAGGATGCACTCCAGTCATCAGAAAAATATTTTCAGGATATTTTTGTTCCAAATCGTACATAGCAACGGTATAAGCCGAATCGATAGCGGGAATAAAAAAACGTGTTACTCCAGCTTCAAAAGCTCTATGCATCATTTCGTCTCTATCCTGATCAAATTCTTCGCTGTACAAATGGGTATGCGTATCGGTAATAATTAATTTAGTTTCCAATGGTAATTTTTAAAAGCGCAAAGTTCTAAAGTTTTATAAGAAATCAACACAAAAGAGCCGTTTTTTTTATTTAAAAATCATTTTAAACCAAAAAAAGGCACAAAAGTGTAAAATATCCTTACTCTTTTGTGCCTTAGTAATTTGAATCTTCTGTTTAATCCAGCTTATCTAACAACTCCTGAACCTTATCGTAGTTTTCATAATCGGATGGAATAGTTACTAAGATTTCTTTGCATCCTTTATAGTCTTTCTGTTTTAATTTGGCTAAAGCTAAACCATAAATCGCTTTATTTTTGTAAATTGAATTTCCTGATTTCAACGCATTAAACTCCGCTTCGGCTTGCTTGATTTGGTTATTTTCTAACAAAGAAACGGCATAAAAATACTGTATTTCGGCCGTTTTATTTGTTTTTAAAATAGATTCAAAAAGGGGAATAGCCTTTTTATAATCTTTAGCATTAAATGCTGCTTCGGCTGGTTTCAAACTTTCGATTACCGCTCCTCTTTCGCTCAAATAAGCGGTTTCATATTGATTGTACTCTTCAAAACTGGGTTTCGAATCAGGATTAAACAAAAACAATCCGAACAACAATACCACAGAAGCCGCAACTAAATACGTCCAGGTTTGCATTGAAATCACCTTCGCTTTTTTAGGCTTAAAATGTTCCTCTGAAATCTTTTTCAAATTAGCTTCGAAAGTATCTCTATCTACAGCAAAATCAAATTTGGTTGCTAATTGCAATTGAACTTCTTTGAAAGTCTCAAATTCCGAGACTAGTTCTTTGTTTTCTGAAAGTTGTTGTTCAAAATTCAAGCGTGCTTCCCCAGATAATTCGCCTTGCAAATATTGGTCGAATAAGATGTATTTCTCGTCTTTCATGGCTCCTTACTATTTTAATGATTTAAAACTACTATGTTCTTGAATCCATTGTGTCAGCTGGCCTGTGCATAGCGATTTTTTCTTTCGAACATAAGCATAACTTACATTGAGTTTCTCGGCAACTTCTTCCATGGATTTTAAAGTAAAACTCAACCTTAAAACTTCCTGACATTTTTCGCCTAATCGCTGAAACATTGCATCAAACAGTTGTTGCTTTTCTTCAAAGACTTCTGTTTGCGCCACCATTTCTTCTGTGGGTTCATTAGTAGATGTAAAATCCTCGGAAATTGTTACCCCTTTATTAGAACTTTTTTTAAGCTCATTTAACCATCTTCTTTTACATAACAAAAAAAAGTAGGCATCAAAAGGACAAGTCAATTGCAATTGTTTGGCTTTAGCCTGATTGAATAACAAAATCATGATTTCCTGAATCACATCTTGTGCCTGATCTTCATCGCCAGAGTTGTTCCTGATATAAGAAACCACTTTTGGAACAAACTTCTTATAAATAGACCGAATAATTGCCGAATCATTATTCGCCAATCCTTCTATTAGATATTGATCAGGATGCAATACATTTTTTGACATAGTAAAAAATTTATATGCTAATGTAAAAAAGAATCCTGAAATAATT from Flavobacterium nitratireducens includes:
- a CDS encoding 1-acyl-sn-glycerol-3-phosphate acyltransferase; amino-acid sequence: MQKFDEIRPYYDSEINKALKGVIHHPMLKSLMNFSFPDVADEVWKEQLMKTHSIRDFQCNFIYQSVQKVLEKSSEGLSTSGFEHLEPNTSYLFISNHRDILLDTTLLNATLFEHDLVMTASAIGDNLVKQPFLHVLAKLNRNFLVQRGLGPREMLQSSKTLSEYINQLLLHENRSVWIAQREGRTKDGNDATNPGVLKMIGMASDEANLMDYFKKVKIVPVSISYEYDPTDALKMPQLLAEANNEVYVKQENEDFMTILSGALGQKKRIYIHIGKVLDTEIDAIVAENDNVNKQIQALAQVIDDSILTSYKLWPTNYIAYDILNNTDKYSNQYTEDEKAVFVRRLEKRIDASNPIAFQGILAMYANPVVNKLKYTHELKD
- a CDS encoding TatD family hydrolase: METKLIITDTHTHLYSEEFDQDRDEMMHRAFEAGVTRFFIPAIDSAYTVAMYDLEQKYPENIFLMTGVHPTHVKENYEEELQHVEAELAKRKFYAIGEIGIDLYWDKTHLKEQQIAFKRQIQLSKKYQLPIVIHCRDAFDEVFAVLEEEKSTDLFGIFHCFSGTYEQALQALSYNMKLGIGGVVTFKNGKIDQFLHQIDLKHIVLETDAPYLAPVPFRGKRNESSYLVNVIDKLSQIYGVSGEEIARITTENSKAIFGI
- a CDS encoding tetratricopeptide repeat protein, with translation MKDEKYILFDQYLQGELSGEARLNFEQQLSENKELVSEFETFKEVQLQLATKFDFAVDRDTFEANLKKISEEHFKPKKAKVISMQTWTYLVAASVVLLFGLFLFNPDSKPSFEEYNQYETAYLSERGAVIESLKPAEAAFNAKDYKKAIPLFESILKTNKTAEIQYFYAVSLLENNQIKQAEAEFNALKSGNSIYKNKAIYGLALAKLKQKDYKGCKEILVTIPSDYENYDKVQELLDKLD
- a CDS encoding RNA polymerase sigma factor, which encodes MSKNVLHPDQYLIEGLANNDSAIIRSIYKKFVPKVVSYIRNNSGDEDQAQDVIQEIMILLFNQAKAKQLQLTCPFDAYFFLLCKRRWLNELKKSSNKGVTISEDFTSTNEPTEEMVAQTEVFEEKQQLFDAMFQRLGEKCQEVLRLSFTLKSMEEVAEKLNVSYAYVRKKKSLCTGQLTQWIQEHSSFKSLK